Proteins from a single region of Crassaminicella profunda:
- a CDS encoding RNA polymerase sigma factor, whose product MGIFHKKEKKDDSSLYLKILFDTYKDKVYRIAYYILKNEQDAKDVVQDTFITVYDRIHQLKNFDKIESWICVIASNTAKGKYNKKKKETLIDDDNKIIPFIKNNEDMNIPEELLMEKEFRSYLWEQINFLKNQYRETLILYYYGGLSYEEISEVTNTSLGTVKSRLYRAKENLKERILCNKKYDLNEVIS is encoded by the coding sequence ATGGGGATATTTCACAAGAAAGAGAAAAAAGATGATTCATCATTATACTTAAAAATATTATTTGATACATATAAAGATAAGGTATATCGCATTGCTTATTATATACTTAAAAATGAACAAGATGCAAAAGATGTGGTACAGGATACTTTTATAACGGTGTATGATAGAATCCATCAATTGAAAAATTTCGATAAAATAGAAAGTTGGATCTGTGTAATTGCTAGTAATACAGCAAAAGGGAAGTACAATAAAAAGAAGAAAGAAACATTAATAGATGATGATAATAAAATTATTCCTTTTATAAAAAATAATGAGGATATGAATATTCCGGAAGAATTATTGATGGAGAAAGAATTTAGAAGTTACTTATGGGAACAAATAAATTTCCTTAAAAATCAATATAGAGAAACTTTGATCTTATATTACTACGGGGGGCTATCTTATGAAGAAATTAGTGAGGTAACAAATACAAGCTTAGGGACCGTAAAATCTCGTCTATATCGTGCGAAAGAAAATTTAAAAGAAAGAATATTGTGTAATAAGAAATATGATTTAAATGAGGTGATATCATGA
- a CDS encoding DUF4367 domain-containing protein yields the protein MKKNHLFEECIDQSIGENMDSIEVPNMDDVWMNIEHHIEKPQKTYISRKRKLGIVAAIIMFALIHTTINHEGYANYFRCLNFFTQSTSNEMVDIHVDNKTPTENRDIENFASHIKTLENGVSEYTLSIDMAKDISSFMIRQPDYIPDGYNMENVTLQQFEDEILNVKIMYTSKDGSFMLLQEPISGEYAVSLKINDEQGMVIEKIVKGYKYNIIKYNNGLIEIIWDMNEVKFTLQGTLSEEQFLKIATSVSRKNKNE from the coding sequence ATGAAAAAGAACCATTTGTTTGAGGAATGCATAGATCAGTCTATAGGTGAAAATATGGATTCTATAGAAGTACCGAATATGGATGATGTCTGGATGAATATAGAACATCATATAGAGAAGCCCCAAAAGACTTATATATCAAGAAAAAGGAAATTAGGTATTGTTGCAGCAATCATTATGTTTGCGTTAATTCATACAACCATAAATCATGAAGGATATGCCAATTATTTTAGATGTTTAAATTTCTTTACACAATCTACTTCAAATGAAATGGTAGATATTCACGTAGATAATAAAACACCTACGGAAAATAGAGATATAGAAAATTTTGCTAGTCACATAAAAACGTTAGAAAATGGAGTATCAGAATACACATTATCGATAGACATGGCCAAAGATATTTCAAGTTTTATGATACGCCAACCTGATTATATTCCAGATGGCTATAATATGGAAAATGTGACTTTACAACAATTTGAAGATGAAATTTTGAATGTAAAAATTATGTATACTTCAAAAGATGGTTCTTTTATGTTACTCCAAGAACCTATAAGTGGTGAATATGCTGTTTCTTTAAAAATTAATGATGAACAAGGAATGGTTATTGAAAAAATTGTGAAAGGTTATAAATACAATATTATAAAATACAATAATGGACTTATAGAAATAATATGGGATATGAATGAAGTAAAATTTACACTACAAGGAACGCTATCAGAAGAACAATTTTTAAAAATTGCTACATCTGTTTCTAGGAAAAATAAAAACGAGTGA
- a CDS encoding diguanylate cyclase domain-containing protein, which produces MKFKCSHFLLVVILFILMMIPDNTYANVSQPNTDIKEIKVVMDEDFPPYIFKDEKGNLNGFLVDEWNLWNLKTGISVKLDAMNWKQAQERMKEGKYHVIDTIFKNDERSKIYNFSRPYAEIEVCIFFNKNISGIIDINSLKGFKVGIKKADANISLLKQKGIDDYLEFDSYESIIKAAKEKEINAFIMGKSAALYYMYKYNMQNDFRYTKPQHIGQFYRAIKKEDKKLLKVINNGFLEISEAEHEEIYNKWFGFQSMDSNYIFYIKIFMTIFSIAAGVLILWSITLKRAVKQKTSELTYTIEKLQTSENRIKAIFKALPDLFFIINKKGIFLDYQVNDATKLLYPPDKFLGKSVSQIFDEEIGEKLIIALEESIKTGEMQMIEYSLTPGEETYYFEARLIKYDTELALAIIRDITQRKRSDIKIYNMSIKDSITGLYNRNYFEKEMEKRNHQNLLNQGIIICDLDGLKFINDTLGHVIGDEYLKIATNVLKTCFEKEDTTIARIGGDEFGILMKDISEKEIVERKAQLKGMLEKINKNKVIPISISLGYTVSTEKDNDLREMFKEADTFMYKEKLHHKQSSKSDLVHILMKMLETRDFVTEGHCDRLQILSEKLAKAIEMTDSQIQDMILFSKFHDIGKIGVSDRILFKPGKLTEEEFEEMKRHTEIGYRIAQSSPDIAHLADWILKHHEWWNRKGYPFGLGEDDIPIQCRILSIVDAYDAMTSDRPYRKALSKEDAINELKRYKGIQFDPDLVDCFLEILKDM; this is translated from the coding sequence ATGAAATTTAAATGTTCACATTTCTTGCTTGTAGTGATCTTATTTATATTGATGATGATACCAGATAATACATATGCAAATGTTTCACAACCAAACACGGATATAAAGGAAATAAAGGTAGTTATGGATGAAGACTTTCCACCGTATATTTTTAAAGATGAAAAGGGAAATCTAAATGGATTTCTTGTGGACGAATGGAATTTGTGGAATTTAAAAACGGGTATTTCAGTAAAATTAGATGCTATGAATTGGAAGCAGGCACAAGAACGTATGAAGGAAGGAAAATATCATGTTATAGATACTATTTTTAAGAATGATGAAAGAAGTAAAATTTATAATTTTTCAAGACCTTATGCAGAAATTGAAGTATGTATATTTTTTAATAAGAATATTTCTGGAATCATAGATATAAATTCCTTAAAAGGTTTTAAGGTAGGAATAAAAAAAGCTGATGCCAATATAAGCTTATTAAAACAAAAGGGTATTGATGACTACTTAGAATTTGATAGCTACGAATCTATTATAAAAGCTGCAAAAGAGAAGGAAATTAATGCTTTTATAATGGGTAAATCAGCAGCTCTTTACTATATGTATAAATATAATATGCAAAATGATTTTAGGTATACAAAGCCACAACACATAGGACAATTTTATAGGGCCATAAAAAAAGAAGATAAAAAACTTTTAAAGGTTATTAATAATGGTTTTTTAGAAATCAGTGAAGCAGAGCATGAAGAAATATATAATAAGTGGTTTGGTTTTCAATCTATGGATTCAAACTATATTTTTTACATTAAAATATTTATGACTATTTTCTCAATTGCAGCAGGAGTTTTAATTCTCTGGAGTATTACTTTGAAAAGGGCTGTTAAACAAAAAACATCAGAGCTAACATATACTATAGAAAAGTTGCAAACAAGCGAAAATAGAATTAAAGCTATTTTTAAAGCTTTGCCTGATTTATTTTTTATTATCAATAAAAAAGGTATTTTTCTGGATTATCAGGTGAATGATGCAACAAAGCTATTGTACCCTCCTGATAAATTTTTAGGGAAGTCTGTTAGTCAAATATTTGATGAAGAAATTGGGGAAAAATTGATCATTGCTCTAGAAGAGAGTATTAAAACAGGTGAAATGCAAATGATAGAATACAGTTTGACACCAGGAGAAGAGACATACTATTTTGAAGCAAGGCTTATTAAATATGATACAGAGCTAGCCCTTGCTATTATTAGAGATATTACACAAAGGAAACGATCAGATATAAAAATCTATAATATGAGCATAAAGGATAGTATAACAGGACTCTATAACAGAAATTATTTTGAGAAAGAAATGGAAAAAAGAAACCATCAAAATCTTTTAAATCAAGGAATTATTATCTGTGATTTAGATGGATTAAAGTTTATCAATGACACTCTAGGTCATGTTATTGGAGATGAGTATTTAAAAATAGCTACAAATGTTTTAAAGACATGTTTTGAAAAAGAAGATACAACTATTGCAAGAATAGGTGGAGATGAATTTGGTATCTTAATGAAGGATATATCAGAAAAAGAAATTGTTGAGAGAAAAGCTCAGCTAAAGGGTATGCTAGAAAAAATTAATAAAAATAAAGTAATTCCTATAAGTATTTCCCTGGGCTATACTGTTTCAACAGAGAAGGATAACGATTTAAGAGAAATGTTTAAAGAAGCGGATACTTTCATGTATAAAGAAAAGCTTCACCACAAGCAAAGCTCAAAGAGTGATCTTGTTCATATTCTTATGAAAATGCTTGAAACAAGAGATTTTGTTACGGAAGGACATTGTGATAGGCTTCAAATATTATCAGAAAAACTTGCAAAAGCTATTGAAATGACAGATAGTCAAATACAAGATATGATACTGTTTTCCAAATTTCATGATATTGGTAAAATCGGTGTTTCAGATAGGATTCTTTTCAAGCCAGGAAAACTCACAGAAGAAGAATTTGAAGAAATGAAGCGACATACTGAAATTGGATATAGAATCGCTCAATCTTCTCCAGATATTGCCCATTTAGCTGATTGGATTTTAAAGCATCATGAGTGGTGGAATAGAAAGGGATACCCCTTTGGATTAGGAGAAGATGATATACCTATTCAATGTAGAATTCTTTCTATTGTAGATGCGTATGATGCTATGACTAGTGATCGACCTTATAGAAAGGCTTTAAGTAAAGAGGATGCTATTAATGAATTGAAAAGATATAAGGGAATTCAATTTGATCCTGATTTAGTGGATTGTTTTTTAGAAATATTAAAAGATATGTAA
- a CDS encoding VOC family protein, whose protein sequence is MNTPIKYVHTNIIAKDWKKLSAFYIDVFNCKPIYPERDLSGKWIDKITTIDNVRIKGIHLSLPGYDNGPTLEIFEYIPDNLRNNESQINHQGFGHIAFQVDSVKDVLNKLIKYGGKQFGEMIENEYEGIGILTVVYAKDPEDNFIEIQNWRK, encoded by the coding sequence ATGAATACTCCTATCAAATATGTTCATACAAATATCATTGCAAAAGACTGGAAAAAACTATCTGCATTTTATATAGATGTTTTTAATTGTAAACCTATATACCCTGAAAGAGATCTTTCAGGTAAATGGATAGATAAGATCACTACTATTGACAATGTGAGGATTAAAGGAATTCATCTTAGTTTACCAGGATATGATAATGGACCAACATTAGAAATCTTTGAGTATATTCCTGACAACCTTAGAAATAACGAATCTCAAATAAATCACCAAGGATTTGGCCATATTGCTTTTCAAGTAGATTCAGTTAAAGATGTGTTGAACAAGCTAATTAAATATGGTGGAAAGCAATTTGGTGAAATGATTGAGAATGAATATGAAGGTATTGGAATATTAACAGTTGTATATGCAAAAGACCCTGAAGATAATTTTATCGAAATTCAAAACTGGAGAAAATAA
- a CDS encoding HlyD family efflux transporter periplasmic adaptor subunit, producing MKSTIVDISEISDSRELLESKPLPFIQTFIYIIVTIILVALIWSYFGEIDLVVKANGIVRPSQGINTITSKATGKATYVNLENGKKVEKGELLLSLNSDELNLEIQSRKRELDKKKLDLLNLNKLKESIIAENNLFSKDIKEESDYYYRYLKYHKELEGSRSKVDSIKQKIRDINKELLGIQGFLHSMESGKNLIDEDNIKYSLMFDKYLNTYKNHSNKVKSSNEELENNKVLFEAGIISKMEYDKIKSNNETIVLEFEEYVTSCELDMRTNLDSNKKSLEEYKYELKQINKDAEFTDDIENILEDIKTDYLININNEIEVVNDRISSINDSIESLNLKINNCNIYAQVTGYTNLINQISNGDLIMNGKEVATIVPEDGSGYKIQIYISNKDISNIHIGDKIKYHFLALPHREYGELEGEIESISTDATLSDNNTAGYYMVEASITDKPLYSYKGDKSQIKVGMLCESHIITRRKKILFYLLEKIDLWD from the coding sequence GTGAAGAGTACTATTGTAGATATTTCAGAAATAAGTGATAGTAGAGAACTATTAGAAAGTAAGCCGTTACCATTTATTCAGACTTTTATATACATCATAGTGACAATTATATTAGTTGCACTCATATGGAGTTATTTTGGAGAGATTGACTTGGTGGTTAAGGCGAATGGTATTGTTCGTCCAAGTCAAGGTATAAATACAATAACTAGTAAAGCCACAGGAAAAGCAACTTATGTAAATTTAGAAAATGGGAAAAAGGTTGAAAAAGGAGAATTATTACTCTCTCTAAATAGTGATGAACTTAATTTAGAAATTCAGAGCAGGAAAAGAGAACTTGATAAAAAGAAATTAGATCTATTAAACCTTAATAAGCTTAAGGAATCAATAATCGCTGAAAATAATTTATTTAGTAAAGATATTAAGGAAGAAAGTGATTATTACTATAGATATTTAAAGTATCATAAAGAACTTGAAGGAAGTAGAAGTAAGGTAGACTCAATTAAACAAAAAATAAGGGATATAAATAAAGAACTTTTAGGAATACAGGGTTTTCTTCATTCAATGGAAAGTGGAAAAAATTTGATTGATGAGGATAATATAAAATATTCACTCATGTTTGATAAATATCTAAATACTTATAAAAATCATAGTAATAAGGTTAAATCTAGTAATGAAGAATTAGAGAATAATAAAGTATTATTTGAAGCTGGAATTATTTCGAAGATGGAGTATGATAAAATAAAAAGCAATAATGAAACAATAGTATTAGAATTTGAAGAATATGTAACTTCTTGTGAATTAGACATGAGAACAAACCTAGATAGCAATAAAAAATCATTGGAAGAGTATAAATATGAGCTTAAACAAATAAATAAAGACGCAGAATTTACAGACGATATAGAAAATATATTAGAAGATATAAAAACCGATTATTTAATTAATATCAATAATGAAATTGAGGTAGTAAATGATAGAATATCCTCCATAAATGATTCAATAGAATCACTTAACCTTAAGATAAATAATTGCAATATATATGCTCAAGTTACAGGCTATACAAATTTAATCAATCAAATCAGCAATGGTGATTTGATTATGAACGGAAAAGAAGTTGCAACCATTGTACCAGAAGATGGATCAGGATACAAAATACAGATATATATTTCTAATAAAGATATATCAAATATCCATATTGGTGATAAGATTAAGTATCATTTTCTTGCACTTCCCCATAGAGAATATGGCGAATTAGAAGGTGAAATTGAAAGTATAAGCACCGATGCTACATTGTCTGATAATAATACAGCTGGATACTATATGGTGGAGGCAAGCATTACAGATAAACCACTATATAGCTATAAGGGAGACAAATCACAAATTAAAGTTGGAATGCTTTGTGAATCACATATAATAACAAGGAGAAAAAAAATATTATTTTACCTATTAGAGAAAATAGATTTGTGGGATTAA
- a CDS encoding Blp family class II bacteriocin, protein MKRTAMFNDLNNDELMQVNGGIGSVVAGIIVFLAFAGGWIWGKSKPKHEREAKAA, encoded by the coding sequence ATGAAAAGAACAGCAATGTTTAACGACCTGAATAATGATGAATTAATGCAGGTTAATGGTGGTATAGGAAGTGTAGTAGCTGGAATTATAGTTTTCTTAGCTTTCGCAGGTGGATGGATCTGGGGTAAATCAAAGCCTAAGCATGAAAGAGAAGCTAAAGCAGCTTAA
- a CDS encoding peptidase domain-containing ABC transporter, which yields MLKEKYYCVKQHDITDCGAACIATICKQYGLQMPISKIRQVAGTDKKGTNAYGLVKAAKALGFTAKGVKGEKEAIFSEFPLPAIAHVIINENILHYVVIHHVDKDKIIIADPDVGVVNYTPDDFFKIWTGVLILMVPTSTFKKGNETKSIYKRFFCLIKPQRRLLFNIFLASIIYTVLGILGAFYFKFLLDDILQYNLKKTLHVISVGVIILNLIKGILNAFRTHLLLYLSQRIDIPLILGYYEHVLDLPLNFFGTRRVGEIISRFMDASKIREAISGATLTIMIDTIMAIAGGIILYIQNSTLFFIAVIMLVLYCLIVFLFNKPINRVEREVMESSAQLNSYLIESLNGIETVKAFNAEEECKIKTEANFVRFLKKIFKSGKVMNYQSTLSGLIASIGGIVILWVGAYHVIKGNLSIGQLITFNSLLVYFVDPVKNLINLQPEMQTAIVASDRLGEILDLELEKDEDENRKLSPDRLDGDICFKNVDFRYGTRELVLKNINLNISKGERIALVGESGSGKTTLVKLILSLYKIEKGEILINDNNIKDININVLRDRIAYVPQNTFLFSGTIEENLKLGNDTTMEEIVQAAKLTKTHDFINNLPVRYKCRLEENGANLSGGQRQRISITRAILKKPDIMILDEATSNLDSLTEKAIEKTINGLNSNVTTIIIAHRLSTIKKCDKIYVLEKGEIIEVGSHEELIDKKGKYFNMWKEQLPEYDDCHHYATSSC from the coding sequence ATGTTGAAAGAAAAATATTATTGTGTCAAGCAACATGATATTACTGACTGTGGGGCAGCATGTATTGCAACCATATGTAAGCAATATGGACTACAAATGCCTATATCAAAGATTCGTCAAGTTGCTGGGACAGATAAAAAAGGAACAAATGCATATGGACTAGTAAAAGCAGCTAAAGCCTTGGGGTTTACAGCAAAGGGAGTAAAGGGAGAGAAGGAAGCAATTTTTTCAGAATTTCCGCTACCGGCGATTGCCCATGTCATCATTAATGAAAATATACTTCACTATGTAGTCATTCATCATGTAGATAAAGATAAAATAATTATAGCAGATCCAGATGTAGGAGTGGTAAATTATACGCCAGATGATTTTTTTAAGATTTGGACAGGTGTACTTATTTTAATGGTACCAACATCAACCTTTAAAAAGGGAAATGAAACAAAAAGCATCTATAAAAGGTTTTTTTGTTTAATTAAACCTCAGAGAAGATTACTATTTAATATATTTTTGGCTTCTATTATATATACGGTATTAGGTATTTTAGGAGCTTTTTATTTTAAGTTTTTATTAGATGATATTTTGCAATATAATTTAAAAAAAACATTACATGTTATATCTGTTGGCGTAATTATACTGAATCTTATTAAGGGAATTTTAAATGCTTTTAGAACACATCTTTTATTATATCTTAGTCAAAGAATAGATATTCCATTGATTTTAGGATATTACGAGCATGTATTAGATTTGCCGTTAAACTTTTTTGGTACGAGACGAGTTGGTGAAATTATATCTAGATTTATGGATGCATCAAAAATAAGAGAGGCAATTTCTGGTGCTACTTTAACCATAATGATAGATACTATAATGGCCATAGCAGGAGGAATAATACTTTATATACAAAATTCTACGCTGTTTTTCATAGCAGTTATTATGCTAGTACTCTATTGTCTTATTGTATTTTTATTTAATAAGCCTATTAATAGAGTGGAGCGAGAGGTAATGGAATCAAGTGCTCAACTAAATTCCTATTTAATAGAGAGCTTAAATGGTATAGAAACTGTAAAAGCATTTAATGCAGAGGAAGAATGTAAAATCAAAACAGAGGCTAACTTCGTCAGATTTTTAAAAAAAATCTTTAAGTCTGGAAAAGTTATGAACTATCAATCAACGCTATCAGGGCTTATTGCAAGTATAGGTGGGATCGTTATTCTTTGGGTAGGAGCATATCATGTTATAAAGGGGAATTTGTCAATTGGACAATTAATAACCTTTAATTCATTGTTAGTATATTTTGTTGATCCAGTTAAGAATTTAATTAATTTACAACCAGAAATGCAGACCGCTATAGTTGCTTCAGATAGATTAGGGGAGATTCTTGACCTTGAACTAGAAAAGGATGAGGATGAGAATAGAAAGCTATCACCTGATCGTTTAGATGGTGATATTTGCTTTAAAAATGTAGATTTTAGATATGGTACGAGAGAACTAGTTTTAAAAAATATTAATCTCAATATATCAAAAGGGGAAAGAATAGCACTTGTAGGGGAGAGTGGCTCGGGTAAAACTACTTTAGTAAAATTAATATTAAGCTTATATAAGATTGAAAAAGGTGAGATCTTAATTAATGATAACAATATAAAAGATATAAATATCAACGTTTTAAGAGATAGAATAGCCTATGTTCCACAAAATACCTTTTTATTTAGCGGGACCATAGAAGAAAATTTAAAATTAGGAAACGATACAACAATGGAAGAAATCGTACAAGCAGCTAAGCTTACAAAGACCCATGATTTTATTAACAATTTACCTGTTAGATATAAATGTAGGCTAGAGGAAAATGGAGCTAATTTATCTGGAGGACAAAGGCAGCGAATATCTATTACAAGAGCAATTCTAAAAAAGCCAGATATAATGATCCTTGATGAAGCTACTAGTAATTTAGATTCTCTCACTGAAAAAGCTATTGAAAAGACTATCAATGGATTAAATTCAAACGTTACAACAATTATCATAGCCCATAGATTAAGCACTATTAAAAAATGTGATAAAATATATGTCTTGGAAAAGGGTGAAATAATTGAAGTAGGATCCCATGAGGAATTAATAGATAAGAAAGGTAAATATTTTAATATGTGGAAAGAACAGCTTCCTGAATATGATGATTGTCATCACTATGCCACATCTAGTTGTTGA
- a CDS encoding methyl-accepting chemotaxis protein → MNSIKSKLVLSISISIVLIITTIIGVVGVNTRNNSIENAYKETELQGAVASKKVQQELETGMNIARTLAKSFEGLKKNGNADRQNMNAMLKNILKENPNFLGLWTVWEPNALDEKDEMFKNTNNHDETGRFIPYWYWNGNNIESIPCKDYNLSGTGDYYLLAKKSGEETILEPFSYEINGKNILMTSLVVPITINGKVVGATGVDVSLEKLKEISDKINLFDTGYGVILSNEGKYVTHKKESLIGKNVLDLDMENKKEVIAAIKSGQHFHTMEKSKDNHEESYIQYVPITIGKTKTAWSVATIVPVKEVTHKIDKLIQMLILISLLGLLILISIVYVISKKITDPIKVLSNIINRLSKYDLSFDQDSKATKYLNRKDEIGAITNALATMQMNFIDLIKNISDLSQQVAASSEELTATSQQSATAAEEIGRTIEEIAMGANDQAKNTEEGAVHINNLGELIENEQQFVNELNISTKEVDLLKNQGFEVLEDLVKKTKQSNAAAGEVNEVIINTNENAEKIENASQMIKNIAEQTNLLALNAAIEAARAGEAGKGFAVVADEIRKLAEQSNAFTEEIATIIGELTNKTEDAVKTMEQVGKIVASQSESVELTKEKFEGIDHAIEKMKHIIQNITASSKEMQDKKTEMIGIIENLSAISEENAAGTEEASASVEEQTASIEEIANASESLAKLAEEMQEGITKFKY, encoded by the coding sequence ATGAATTCAATTAAAAGTAAACTAGTACTAAGTATTTCCATAAGTATCGTATTAATCATAACTACAATTATTGGCGTTGTAGGAGTCAATACACGAAATAATTCAATAGAAAATGCATATAAAGAAACTGAGTTACAAGGAGCTGTGGCATCAAAAAAAGTACAGCAAGAGTTAGAAACGGGAATGAATATTGCACGAACTTTAGCAAAAAGTTTTGAAGGGCTCAAAAAAAATGGGAATGCAGATAGACAAAATATGAATGCCATGTTGAAAAATATATTAAAAGAAAATCCTAATTTTTTAGGCCTATGGACAGTATGGGAACCAAATGCATTAGATGAAAAAGATGAGATGTTCAAAAATACAAATAATCATGATGAAACAGGAAGATTTATTCCCTATTGGTACTGGAATGGAAATAATATAGAAAGTATTCCTTGTAAAGACTATAATTTATCAGGAACTGGCGATTATTATTTGTTAGCTAAAAAGTCTGGTGAAGAAACAATACTAGAGCCTTTTTCATACGAAATAAATGGAAAAAACATATTAATGACTTCACTTGTAGTACCCATTACAATCAATGGGAAAGTCGTGGGAGCTACAGGTGTTGATGTCTCTTTAGAAAAATTAAAAGAAATCAGTGATAAAATTAACTTATTTGATACAGGTTATGGAGTCATTTTGTCTAATGAAGGAAAATATGTTACCCACAAAAAAGAATCACTCATTGGAAAAAATGTTTTAGATCTAGATATGGAAAATAAAAAAGAAGTTATAGCAGCAATTAAATCAGGTCAACATTTCCACACTATGGAAAAATCAAAAGATAATCATGAGGAAAGTTATATACAATATGTTCCAATAACCATCGGTAAAACAAAGACAGCTTGGTCTGTTGCAACCATTGTACCTGTGAAAGAAGTAACACATAAAATAGACAAGTTAATACAAATGCTTATACTAATTAGTTTATTAGGTCTATTGATTTTAATCAGTATTGTTTATGTAATTTCTAAAAAAATAACAGATCCAATAAAGGTTTTGTCCAATATTATCAATAGGTTATCAAAATATGATTTATCCTTTGATCAAGATTCAAAAGCTACAAAATATTTAAACAGAAAAGATGAAATAGGAGCCATCACAAATGCACTAGCAACTATGCAGATGAATTTTATTGATTTAATCAAAAATATATCAGATTTATCACAACAAGTGGCTGCTTCATCAGAAGAACTCACAGCTACTAGTCAACAGTCAGCTACCGCAGCAGAAGAAATAGGAAGAACTATTGAAGAAATAGCTATGGGCGCTAATGATCAAGCAAAAAATACAGAAGAAGGCGCAGTGCACATTAATAATTTAGGAGAATTAATAGAAAATGAGCAGCAATTTGTAAATGAACTAAATATATCAACTAAAGAAGTAGATCTATTAAAAAATCAAGGTTTTGAAGTTTTAGAAGATCTTGTGAAAAAGACAAAGCAAAGTAATGCAGCGGCTGGTGAAGTAAATGAAGTTATTATCAATACCAATGAAAACGCAGAAAAAATAGAAAATGCAAGCCAGATGATTAAAAATATCGCAGAGCAAACAAACTTATTAGCATTAAATGCAGCAATAGAAGCAGCTAGAGCAGGAGAAGCAGGTAAAGGTTTTGCTGTTGTAGCAGATGAAATAAGAAAGCTAGCAGAACAATCTAATGCATTCACAGAAGAAATTGCTACGATTATTGGAGAATTGACAAATAAAACAGAAGATGCAGTAAAAACCATGGAACAGGTAGGAAAAATTGTTGCATCTCAATCAGAAAGCGTGGAACTTACTAAAGAAAAATTTGAAGGGATTGACCATGCAATTGAAAAAATGAAACACATAATCCAAAATATCACCGCATCTTCAAAGGAAATGCAGGATAAGAAAACGGAAATGATAGGAATTATTGAAAATCTCTCTGCCATATCAGAAGAAAATGCAGCAGGAACAGAAGAAGCTTCTGCCTCTGTAGAAGAGCAAACAGCATCTATAGAAGAAATCGCTAATGCCAGTGAATCATTAGCCAAATTAGCAGAAGAAATGCAAGAAGGAATAACTAAATTTAAATATTAA
- a CDS encoding class IIb bacteriocin, lactobin A/cerein 7B family has translation MNFVKLNDQELMDINGGSIAFFYFVCAVITAFVGGYGIGKDRREKPKEKKAAA, from the coding sequence ATGAATTTTGTTAAATTAAATGATCAAGAATTAATGGATATTAACGGAGGTAGTATTGCTTTCTTTTACTTCGTTTGTGCAGTAATCACTGCATTTGTAGGCGGATATGGTATTGGTAAAGATAGAAGAGAAAAACCAAAAGAGAAAAAAGCTGCTGCATAG
- the tadA gene encoding tRNA adenosine(34) deaminase TadA — protein sequence MKEIYMQQALLEAKKAMEIEEVPIGAVIVRKGEIIARAHNLRETSKDPTSHAEILAIRKASEVLGGWRLTGCDLYVTVEPCPMCAGAIMLSRIDRLVIGTMDPKGGAVGSILNIVEDERFNHQTEVIRGIMQEECATMMKEFFRKLRKRK from the coding sequence ATGAAAGAAATTTATATGCAGCAAGCTTTACTAGAAGCAAAAAAAGCAATGGAGATAGAAGAAGTTCCTATTGGTGCAGTGATTGTAAGAAAAGGAGAAATCATTGCAAGGGCCCATAATTTAAGAGAGACAAGCAAAGATCCAACCAGTCATGCTGAAATATTAGCTATTCGTAAAGCTTCTGAAGTTTTAGGAGGATGGAGGCTGACAGGATGTGATTTGTATGTGACAGTTGAACCTTGTCCTATGTGTGCAGGAGCTATTATGTTATCTAGAATTGATAGACTTGTTATAGGGACCATGGACCCTAAAGGTGGGGCTGTAGGATCTATCCTTAATATTGTTGAAGATGAACGATTTAATCATCAGACAGAGGTTATAAGAGGTATTATGCAAGAGGAATGTGCTACTATGATGAAAGAATTCTTTAGAAAGTTAAGGAAAAGAAAATAA